TGGTAGGAGTTTTACAACCCTTCCATACCAAAAGTTGAAATAGGAAAATATCGCAAATGGATTTCGTTTCTGGCCTTCCTTGCACTCAGAAAaatcatgatgcagtgtgggtaaaTGCAGAATAAACGATGTATGCTCACTTTTTGTTAATAAGAATGGACTATTCCTTGGATCGGTCGGCCAACATATATGTGCAGTAGATTGTAAGATTACATGGAATCCTATTGGGTCTGATTGGGATTGATTGGCGGAGATTTTAAGGCCCTGAAAATGGAATACTTTTCTTATGCACTATACAAAGTATaagatgtttttttttttttttttggtagaatATATATTTGCAGCAAGGCAAATGAAGTCTTAATTATTGTGGTTGACTTAATATCTATTCCCTTTGTTAGGTTTTGTTGTTTGTCGAtatttgaaatgttatttcatgtatgAAATAAATAAGCTTTGGTCTCTTTATGCTAAGGACTGCAAGCAATAATATCAAAACTTTGAGATAACTAAGTTCGGTGCTTAGCATCTTAGTTCAGAACCAGTTCCTTAACGTGCCCTGACTTTTACacaaaaattcataatttatgaaACCCCCTCTTTAGAAGTTCACCAGATGCCCGTGGTTCTAATAAATACATTACTAACAAACTCCATAATTTCTCATTTAGACATGTGTCCAAGTAAATTAAATACATGCTATTCTTTATGACTACTCATGCCAGCTTTCTTCAATTCTTGAAATGCGTTTATGGTCTCTGTGTCAAAGCCGCCTGCAAACTGAATGTTCAAATTGTTTGTAAGATAGATATATATAAATTCTAGATCTGAGCTTGTGGGAGAAAGGCTTACCTGATGTACTCGATAAGCAAATCTAGCTCCTTGAAGCAGGAGATTCTCTTCATCTAAGCACTCATTGATCTGCAGTTCTTTAGTTATCCTTTTCATATACTCCTTGGCTAGCCTCAAAGAACTTAATTTGATCTGTAAACAATATCAGGATTGCTTCTTAGCATGCATGAAGATAAACCTCTCTCAAAGAatctttattgttattattaataattGTCTGCTAATTTATTAGTTGGCAAGGTATTGTCAGTAGTTGAACTATCATGTTTATGGTAAAATTAGCTATCTTCTACCTACCTGACCAATCAAGCCCGTGTCCAGCAACCATTCCCAGGGGATCTGGAAATCCCTGTACCTCTTGACCGTGCCTTCCCTTGTCCTTTCGGTGTTGCTAATGCTTCTCTCCAACCTGTAAATTTAATGGTTAATCATGTCATTAATTCATGGGATCAGTTAATGAAGGACGTTATTGCAAATTTAGTTTGTACATGCTCGCCTGTCTTGCAGTGCTTGCATCTTTCCTACAGCCTTCAACAAAGGTTCTTTTGGATTGTCTTCAAATGATGAAATTTCTGAATCAAGGTTTTTCAGGTCTCGGTAGTTGAAAGCAGCTTCTCTTAGAGCGTCTGATTTACGTTCTGGCCATTGGGTGAAATGCTTCAATACAGCTCTTTCATCAACTAGGGAAGAAAGTTCATGATCTAGCCATTTCACAAATGACTCCACATCAGATATATCTTTAAAAGCTGCAGACTCCACTTCTCtgattaatgaattaatgaattccTTGCGTTTTTCAACGTCTGATTTTATCTGTGCATGAGCATGGTGTCATCAGAGGGTGTTTTATATTTAAATGACCAAGTGAAAAGAGTTGTCTGCCAGTATACTTACAGCGGAAAGATGAGTGGAGCGGTTCTCAATTTCTCCAATCATGTTCAATGTAAATGCAGTTCCTGGAGTAGCTGTAGAATTGCTTTTGTTTTCCATGTGGGCATTTTTCCTTGTAAGCGAACGATAAAACTCCACAACTTCTGGTACACGTCGCACTGATCTTGATCCAGCAGACATCTTTGATGGTggcggtggaggtggtggtgcaaatgttggtggtggcattttATTTACTCCAGAAAATGGAGAGGAGACAGGAGAAATCAGCTTTGGTGGTGGATTTGGTAATTGCCTTTCCTTTCTGGGTACTGATTCTTGAATTTTCGGCGTTGGGCTAGGAAGTTCTGCACTCTTTTCTGATGCTTTGACAAACTCTGATGGTTTCTGTTGAGATTCATCATTCTTGCTGCTATCATTGGCGttctgtaacttcttccaaagcaTAGATTTCCTCTCGTTATCATGTGCTTTGAGGGAACTTATCTGTGCTTTTAGACGAACTACTTCTTGTCTTAATTCCTGATTTTCCTTCTCCACTGAATCATTCCTTATCAGAGAAGCTTCGAGTTCTTTCTTGAGGTAGATTATCAAGGATTCATCCTCTTCTTGAGGCATTTTGCTCTCTAGTTCTGCTTTCATTAGAAGAAAGACAGAATGGGGTCTCGTTCTATTCCTAGATCATGTGCCCTTTTAAATATGATCTTACTTTTCAAGTAAGATATGTTCACCTAAGCCTAAAGAAAATACCCCAAATTACACTTGGTAATGTATGCAGACTACTATGTTTTACAAAGGGTATTTTCGATATTTCGCTGGCTACAGATGCTAGAAATTCCTGTATTAATAGTGTAGGTGTGGCGAGATTTCTTGGGCTTGCTGGCATGTGTTAACAGTTGTCTATAGGAAGTTATGTTAGGTGCAACATTAAATTCTCTGGTCAAATTTTACTTGTTGAAGTCTATTTTTGTTGATCATCTATGGATATCATTTGCCCTTAAAATTATGGCAGGATCCCATTATCCTTCAATAGCATACGTTGTTAGGTTTATCATCCAAAAGTGTATAAAAATCACTCTTCTACATTTTACACGTACCCCTCTAAAGTCATGGCCCAATTAGAAAGCAGGACTGATAGCAAACTTTCAACTGTGCCCATGTGTGAGACTTCTCATGACCATCTTCTGTGTCCAGGTGTAAGATCAAGAGTGGGACGTTGGCAAATAATGGGAAAATTGAATTGGGTCAATCCTCCTATGGTTGATCTATGTGAATTTCTTTGCAGTTCTTGATTGTGTTGGAGTGCATTTGTGATTCTTTACTTATCAAGCAATGCgagaaaaaaagaataaaaatggaaagaaaacaTGGGAAATGGAGGACGGTAAAGATGCTGACAGCAAGTAGAGAAATAATAAAGAGAAAAGGAAGGGATTGATAATTACAGGCTACCAGAATAAAGTTTTTCCTGATTTTACTTTTATCTTTTTCCAGCTTTATTTTTTTAGAGGGCAGAATCTTTGGTGATTTAATATTTgtatatttgatttattttatctTCTGTATTATGTACTTTGATATTAGGTTAAAGTGAAAGACTACTCAGAtggtgaaattttacatcctctGGTAGTTGAATCAGATAGAATGTTGCAACATCATAATTGTGGTAgagaatataattaaaaaaataaaagagttaCTAAATTAAATACTAAATATAAGCGTAGGGAAGGCAGAACCTGGAAATGAGATTTCCTTCTCACTTCTCAGGCTTCAAAGAGAAGGGCGACAAAACTTTATAGCCAAATCCTTGAAGTCCATTATTTCAACTTTGCTTTTGGAGGGCCATGGCCATCTTTAGCTAGTAATTGAAATGCCCTATGAGCAGGGAACCTTataatagaccaacaactttcttaTAACTCTTGAGATGTTGATGAATGATGTAGGTGAAAGTTGTTTGTGATGCAATTTTGACATTGAGAAAACCATCCCAAGTgatttaaaattgatattttaagtGTTTTagaatttcttataattaaaacgTTTCAAATTAGAAAATACTTTAATGACTTGATGCTGATATTCTGAATAACGATTAAGAATTCAAATAGTAATGTTCATTATCCTTATGGTGGCCTTTAAACCACTGGATTTGGACTTTATTCTAATAGGCAATTTGATGGCCCAGGACTAAGGGAACTGGTGTTCCCTGATTTTTAATGCATCAAAAATTGCCCCTTCTTTTCTTTTGTACCGAAGGAGTTGAGCTTAGATGTGTGGTGCAGTTACATCAACTAGTTTATATTGCAACGTTATTTATACTcgttaattttgatttaattttcttatgtata
This is a stretch of genomic DNA from Hevea brasiliensis isolate MT/VB/25A 57/8 chromosome 12, ASM3005281v1, whole genome shotgun sequence. It encodes these proteins:
- the LOC131171276 gene encoding protein CHUP1, chloroplastic-like isoform X1, with translation MKAELESKMPQEEDESLIIYLKKELEASLIRNDSVEKENQELRQEVVRLKAQISSLKAHDNERKSMLWKKLQNANDSSKNDESQQKPSEFVKASEKSAELPSPTPKIQESVPRKERQLPNPPPKLISPVSSPFSGVNKMPPPTFAPPPPPPPSKMSAGSRSVRRVPEVVEFYRSLTRKNAHMENKSNSTATPGTAFTLNMIGEIENRSTHLSAIKSDVEKRKEFINSLIREVESAAFKDISDVESFVKWLDHELSSLVDERAVLKHFTQWPERKSDALREAAFNYRDLKNLDSEISSFEDNPKEPLLKAVGKMQALQDRLERSISNTERTREGTVKRYRDFQIPWEWLLDTGLIGQIKLSSLRLAKEYMKRITKELQINECLDEENLLLQGARFAYRVHQFAGGFDTETINAFQELKKAGMSSHKE
- the LOC131171276 gene encoding protein CHUP1, chloroplastic-like isoform X2; the protein is MKAELESKMPQEEDESLIIYLKKELEASLIRNDSVEKENQELRQEVVRLKAQISSLKAHDNERKSMLWKKLQNANDSSKNDESQQKPSEFVKASEKSAELPSPTPKIQESVPRKERQLPNPPPKLISPVSSPFSGVNKMPPPTFAPPPPPPPSKMSAGSRSVRRVPEVVEFYRSLTRKNAHMENKSNSTATPGTAFTLNMIGEIENRSTHLSAIKSDVEKRKEFINSLIREVESAAFKDISDVESFVKWLDHELSSLVDERAVLKHFTQWPERKSDALREAAFNYRDLKNLDSEISSFEDNPKEPLLKAVGKMQALQDRRACWREALATPKGQGKARSRGTGISRSPGNGCWTRA